In Neisseria dentiae, one DNA window encodes the following:
- the rpoE gene encoding RNA polymerase sigma factor RpoE: MNDRKIDQALVERAQKGEHKAFELLVSKYQRRLTRLLSRFIKDEHEVNDVAQEALIKAYRALPNFRGESAFYTWLYRIGINTAKNYLVTSGKRPFVSADVANDEGDILDLADQLADDHTPEAEMMNREILETVEAAISKLPDDLRKAISLREMEGLSYEEIAQIMDCPIGTVRSRIFRAREVIAKDLRPLLDTSEDQRW, encoded by the coding sequence ATGAATGATCGTAAAATCGATCAGGCATTGGTAGAGCGGGCGCAAAAAGGCGAACATAAAGCGTTCGAACTCCTGGTGTCGAAATACCAGCGCCGTCTTACCCGTTTGTTGTCCCGCTTCATCAAGGACGAACACGAGGTGAACGATGTTGCGCAGGAAGCTTTGATAAAAGCCTACCGGGCATTGCCGAATTTCCGCGGCGAGAGCGCGTTTTACACGTGGCTTTACCGCATCGGCATCAACACCGCCAAAAACTACTTGGTTACTTCAGGCAAACGGCCTTTCGTGAGCGCCGATGTTGCCAACGATGAAGGGGATATTCTCGATTTGGCCGACCAGCTTGCCGACGACCATACGCCGGAAGCCGAGATGATGAATCGGGAAATATTGGAAACAGTAGAGGCGGCTATCTCCAAACTGCCCGACGATTTACGGAAAGCCATCTCCCTGCGGGAAATGGAAGGTTTGTCTTACGAGGAAATTGCTCAGATTATGGACTGTCCCATCGGAACCGTACGCTCGCGCATTTTCAGAGCACGCGAGGTAATCGCCAAAGATTTAAGGCCGTTGCTGGACACGTCTGAAGACCAAAGGTGGTAA
- the tilS gene encoding tRNA lysidine(34) synthetase TilS gives MSKPLHPLLQRLAAAWPHDFPAGIRIEAGLSGGLDSVVLLHALSALQQRFGFALTAVHVHHGLSGRADEWADFCRSLCRRLNVPLRVEKVTVAENSRLGIEAEARKQRYRVFSDGRCDVLALAHHQDDQVETFMLAALRGGGLRALSAMPGRRALNGQIQVWRPLLAEPRETLENYAAEHGLAYVEDGSNRNPAFLRNWLRHEALPQWRSRVPHLDRHIVGSIRALQNELAVLNEIVAQDYAYVCETGAFSIARWKTLSEARRRQQLLHYAKQQGLGVPAPESLADFSRVLGTMQAASAEWPLPQGKIHAYRDTLFAQKTGWQNALPWLAQEGVLRGRLKNILPENGFTLKPHSFGIREELLNEECMIRAASADDVIQTTVGRKNVWKILQEYKVPPFARRCWPVVADAGNRCAAIANIRVSVHHGSPNGAIPVFDKFNCFVLEPK, from the coding sequence ATGAGCAAACCCCTTCATCCCTTATTGCAGCGTCTGGCCGCCGCCTGGCCGCACGATTTCCCCGCCGGCATCCGCATCGAAGCAGGTTTGAGCGGCGGTCTGGATTCGGTGGTGCTGCTGCACGCCCTTTCCGCCCTGCAACAGCGTTTCGGCTTTGCCTTAACAGCCGTGCATGTGCATCACGGTTTGAGCGGGCGGGCCGACGAATGGGCAGACTTCTGCCGCAGCCTGTGCCGGCGGCTGAACGTGCCGTTGCGGGTGGAAAAAGTAACCGTGGCGGAGAACAGCCGCTTGGGCATCGAAGCAGAAGCGCGCAAGCAGCGTTACCGCGTGTTTTCAGACGGCCGCTGCGACGTGCTGGCATTGGCGCACCACCAAGACGACCAAGTGGAAACCTTTATGCTGGCCGCGTTGCGCGGCGGCGGCCTGCGCGCGCTGTCGGCCATGCCCGGGCGGCGGGCGCTGAACGGGCAGATTCAGGTTTGGCGGCCGCTCTTGGCAGAGCCGCGCGAAACGTTGGAAAACTATGCCGCCGAACACGGCTTGGCTTATGTGGAAGACGGCAGCAATCGCAACCCCGCGTTTTTGCGCAACTGGCTGAGGCACGAGGCGCTGCCGCAATGGCGCAGCCGCGTGCCGCATTTAGACCGCCACATCGTCGGCAGCATCCGCGCGCTGCAAAACGAGCTGGCCGTGTTAAACGAAATCGTGGCGCAGGATTACGCCTATGTTTGCGAAACGGGCGCATTCAGCATCGCGCGCTGGAAAACCCTGAGCGAAGCGCGCCGCCGCCAACAGCTTCTGCACTACGCCAAACAGCAGGGTTTGGGCGTGCCCGCGCCGGAGAGCCTCGCCGACTTTTCACGGGTGTTGGGCACGATGCAGGCCGCGTCGGCCGAATGGCCGCTGCCGCAGGGAAAAATCCACGCCTACCGCGACACCCTGTTTGCACAAAAAACAGGCTGGCAAAACGCGTTGCCGTGGCTGGCGCAGGAGGGTGTTTTGAGAGGCCGTCTGAAAAATATTCTGCCTGAAAACGGTTTTACCCTTAAACCGCATTCGTTCGGAATCCGTGAGGAATTGTTAAATGAAGAATGCATGATTCGGGCTGCAAGTGCCGATGATGTGATTCAAACTACCGTTGGTCGTAAAAATGTTTGGAAAATTTTACAAGAATACAAAGTTCCCCCGTTTGCAAGGCGCTGCTGGCCGGTGGTGGCCGATGCCGGCAACCGCTGCGCGGCTATTGCCAATATCCGGGTTAGCGTTCATCATGGCAGCCCGAACGGGGCTATCCCTGTTTTTGATAAATTTAATTGCTTTGTTTTGGAACCAAAGTGA
- a CDS encoding Na/Pi cotransporter family protein, whose amino-acid sequence MKSNLFKPVLTAALLAALAYSFWYSAPWLKLCYGLALFLFGMQCIEEGLRNAAGGTLERLMAKSTSTPAKGLLFGIGATFILQSSTLVSLLTIAFLSTGLITLAGGIAVILGTNLGATSGIWLLAMAGQSISLSPVAVPMLVFGILAGFLNSKGKTIGRVLVGIALIFLGIDAIKDGFQALGGQVDFSSVQAGGVAEIAIFSTIGLFLTIVLQSSHATLILTLAALAAGQISVAQGFAIAIGSNVGSSISTAFVGMLGSDRSGQRLALAHLLFNVVTAVLSLLLWLPLTKLVTFTAGLTGMGGLLQLALFHTLFNGLGLAVFWKLQNRLAQQLIKWLPDKETGGHLLPDGHQPVRALYLNHNMLRSGDTAIRSVFKEIGHLNAVSLEAICHVLFIPADKLYEAQTDADEELPPPKPPLNLDAQALYESQIKPLYSEVLDFASKIDMEGEEQQQQLSTAYTAAFQMVEIVKESKHLQKNMQLHLQKPDSPVFRDYMRLRRHLFKTLVLFRRISALTAYSEAWFEQAAVLAKHIDTLESFRARTLVKLRKKEIGGWETSSLMNDINYARRIGLGVQEIINIMGSEAAPKEQKEAAFV is encoded by the coding sequence ATGAAAAGCAATCTGTTCAAACCCGTGCTGACCGCCGCCTTGCTGGCGGCGTTGGCATACAGTTTCTGGTATAGCGCGCCGTGGCTGAAGCTGTGTTACGGCCTGGCGCTGTTTCTGTTCGGCATGCAGTGTATCGAAGAAGGTTTGCGCAATGCGGCGGGCGGCACGCTGGAGCGTCTGATGGCGAAAAGCACGTCCACACCCGCCAAAGGCTTGCTGTTCGGCATAGGCGCCACCTTTATCCTGCAATCGAGCACGCTGGTTTCGCTGCTGACCATCGCGTTTCTAAGCACCGGCCTGATTACGCTGGCGGGCGGCATCGCCGTGATTTTGGGCACCAATCTGGGCGCCACCAGCGGTATCTGGCTGCTGGCGATGGCAGGGCAGAGCATCAGCCTCAGCCCCGTGGCCGTGCCCATGCTGGTATTCGGCATTCTGGCGGGGTTTCTCAACAGCAAAGGCAAAACCATAGGCCGCGTTTTGGTGGGCATCGCCTTGATTTTCTTGGGCATCGATGCGATTAAAGACGGCTTTCAGGCCTTGGGCGGGCAGGTGGATTTTTCGTCCGTGCAGGCGGGCGGCGTGGCCGAAATCGCCATTTTCAGCACCATCGGCCTGTTTTTAACCATTGTTTTGCAGTCTTCGCACGCCACCCTGATTTTAACGCTGGCGGCATTGGCGGCCGGCCAGATCAGCGTGGCGCAGGGCTTTGCCATTGCCATCGGCTCCAACGTGGGCAGCAGCATTTCCACCGCGTTTGTGGGCATGCTCGGCAGTGACCGCAGCGGACAGCGGCTGGCGCTGGCGCATTTGCTGTTCAACGTGGTAACGGCGGTGTTGTCGCTGCTGTTGTGGCTGCCGCTCACCAAGCTGGTAACGTTTACGGCGGGGTTGACCGGTATGGGCGGCCTGCTGCAACTGGCTTTGTTCCACACTTTGTTTAACGGCTTGGGTTTGGCGGTGTTTTGGAAACTGCAAAACAGGCTGGCGCAGCAGCTTATTAAGTGGCTGCCCGACAAAGAAACGGGCGGCCACCTGCTGCCCGACGGCCACCAGCCCGTGCGCGCATTGTATTTGAACCACAATATGCTGCGCTCGGGCGATACCGCCATCCGTTCGGTGTTTAAAGAAATAGGCCATCTGAACGCGGTAAGTTTGGAGGCCATCTGCCACGTTTTGTTTATTCCGGCCGATAAACTCTATGAAGCGCAAACCGATGCCGACGAAGAACTGCCGCCGCCCAAGCCGCCGCTGAACCTCGATGCGCAGGCGTTGTATGAAAGCCAAATCAAGCCGCTGTATAGTGAAGTGCTGGATTTCGCCAGCAAAATCGATATGGAGGGCGAAGAGCAGCAGCAACAGCTTTCCACCGCTTATACGGCGGCGTTTCAAATGGTGGAAATTGTTAAAGAAAGCAAACACTTGCAGAAAAACATGCAGCTGCATCTGCAAAAGCCCGATTCGCCCGTGTTCCGCGACTATATGCGCCTGCGCCGCCATCTGTTTAAAACGCTGGTGCTCTTCCGCCGTATCAGCGCGCTGACTGCGTATTCCGAAGCCTGGTTCGAGCAGGCGGCGGTATTGGCAAAACATATCGACACATTGGAAAGTTTCCGCGCCCGCACGCTGGTAAAACTGCGTAAAAAAGAAATCGGCGGTTGGGAAACCTCATCACTGATGAACGACATCAACTATGCCCGCCGCATCGGTTTGGGTGTGCAGGAAATCATCAATATCATGGGTTCGGAAGCCGCCCCAAAAGAACAGAAAGAAGCGGCATTTGTGTAA
- the miaA gene encoding tRNA (adenosine(37)-N6)-dimethylallyltransferase MiaA, with protein sequence MTAPKAFALLGPTAGGKTGLALQIAEHLPVEIISLDSALVYRGMDIGTAKPTAAERAAVPHHLIDIISPLEAYSAADFVRDCVRLAHEISARGKLPLIVGGTMMYFHALTEGLNTLPEADPAVRAALQAEKAAHGLAHLYRRLQAADPATAERLKPADSQRIERALEVFILTGKPLSSHFAEQQTHTLPLDLHTIALIPENRALLHAQIGKRFATMLEQGFLKEVERLQTEYPALTADMPSMRCVGYRQAWDYLAGACGYQEFIEKGTAATRQLAKRQLTWLRKTPINKVIDPYGSGGNMLQTALTEARQHFGGTA encoded by the coding sequence ATGACCGCCCCCAAAGCCTTCGCCCTGCTCGGCCCCACCGCCGGCGGCAAAACCGGCCTCGCCCTGCAAATCGCCGAACACCTGCCCGTGGAAATCATCAGCCTCGATTCCGCACTGGTTTACCGCGGCATGGACATCGGCACCGCCAAACCCACCGCCGCCGAACGCGCCGCCGTGCCGCATCACTTAATCGACATCATTTCGCCGCTCGAGGCTTACAGCGCCGCCGACTTTGTACGCGACTGCGTGCGTTTGGCGCACGAAATCAGCGCGCGCGGCAAACTGCCGCTGATTGTGGGCGGTACCATGATGTATTTCCACGCCCTTACCGAAGGCTTGAACACGCTGCCCGAAGCCGACCCCGCCGTGCGCGCCGCCTTGCAGGCCGAAAAGGCCGCACACGGTTTGGCGCACCTCTACCGCCGCCTGCAAGCGGCCGACCCCGCCACCGCCGAGCGTTTGAAACCCGCCGACAGCCAGCGCATCGAGCGCGCGCTCGAAGTGTTTATCCTCACTGGCAAACCCTTGAGCAGCCATTTCGCCGAACAGCAAACGCACACCCTGCCGCTCGATTTGCACACCATCGCGCTGATTCCCGAAAACCGCGCCCTGCTTCATGCGCAAATCGGCAAGCGTTTCGCAACCATGCTCGAACAAGGCTTTTTAAAAGAAGTTGAACGGCTGCAAACCGAATACCCCGCACTCACCGCCGATATGCCTTCCATGCGCTGCGTAGGCTACCGCCAGGCGTGGGATTATCTGGCGGGCGCCTGCGGCTATCAGGAATTTATTGAAAAAGGCACCGCCGCCACCCGCCAGCTGGCCAAACGCCAGCTTACCTGGCTGCGCAAAACCCCGATAAACAAAGTAATCGACCCCTACGGCAGCGGCGGCAATATGCTTCAGACGGCCTTAACCGAAGCCCGGCAACATTTCGGCGGCACGGCATAA
- a CDS encoding site-specific recombinase: MKKNSIKPTLYALLGKHADNPDFVAVLNALTDFLRKGGAKHASERVNTLIEIFSENETLCRQFAKRFYTWLAQVRIYPALVGLGIFSRSGFAREMGMRLYERFSPSYKDLNNLRDIFLYLFHSKNDGRWLAAVSTKQWLKLYCLIRNHADPAAVQTASRQLTQARLHALEMLSVWVAAEALDQDLIRIEPRLLDINSAFIALQRETAKLAEHYQTETAPYDTAHIEVMLDQCRSQIERLRRRGTGAGSGSSVKVAHLIERLAQTVERLELLLNIQTGRHPAYHTAVLLDSMTTAAVEQRSTDHLWYSSVKMLAKSITENKSNHGEHYITRNRSEYFAMLRSAAGGGVLIALMALNKIHIGGMGFSEFTTSLLSGLNYGLGFMMIQLLGLTVATKQPAMTAASFAEQVEHNEKGRAVDVKLASLLIDVVRSQSVAVFGNVSVAVLLAALISVAFAANTGTPILNADKVAYQLKSVRPFTEPTLWYAAIAGVWLFCSGIIAGFFDNRADYLDLRRRLTVNPLLRKTVPLRARQRFGDYIHRNYGSMMGNFIFGMLLGMTGYVGHLLDLPLDIRHVAFSSANIGYAAVSGNLGFTAFMITLAGVLLIGLVNLLVSFALALTVALRARGTHIDSVPALLKSTWLQIKANPLHLFFPVQIVADAAKGSKAEHKQP, from the coding sequence ATGAAGAAAAACAGCATCAAACCCACACTTTACGCGCTATTGGGCAAACACGCCGACAACCCCGATTTTGTGGCCGTGCTCAACGCCCTAACCGATTTTCTGCGCAAGGGCGGCGCCAAACACGCTTCGGAACGCGTTAACACGCTGATTGAGATTTTCAGCGAAAACGAAACCCTGTGCCGCCAGTTTGCCAAACGCTTTTACACCTGGCTCGCGCAAGTGCGCATCTATCCCGCGCTGGTGGGCTTGGGTATTTTTTCGCGCAGCGGTTTCGCGCGCGAGATGGGTATGCGCCTCTACGAGCGCTTCAGCCCTTCTTATAAAGATTTGAACAACCTGCGCGATATTTTTCTTTATCTCTTCCACTCGAAAAACGACGGCAGATGGCTCGCGGCCGTGTCGACCAAACAATGGCTGAAACTCTACTGCCTGATCAGAAACCACGCCGACCCCGCCGCCGTTCAGACGGCCTCGCGCCAGCTCACGCAAGCGCGCCTGCACGCCTTGGAAATGCTTTCCGTGTGGGTGGCCGCCGAGGCACTCGATCAGGATTTGATCCGCATCGAGCCGCGCCTGCTCGACATCAACTCCGCCTTTATCGCCCTCCAGCGCGAAACCGCCAAGCTGGCCGAACACTACCAAACCGAAACCGCACCCTACGACACCGCCCATATCGAAGTGATGCTCGACCAATGCCGCAGCCAGATAGAACGCCTGCGCCGCCGCGGCACGGGCGCCGGCTCCGGCTCTTCGGTGAAAGTGGCCCACCTGATCGAACGGCTGGCGCAAACCGTAGAACGGCTCGAGCTGCTGCTCAATATCCAAACCGGCCGCCACCCCGCATACCACACCGCCGTTCTGCTCGACTCGATGACCACCGCCGCCGTCGAACAGCGCAGCACCGACCACCTGTGGTACAGCAGCGTGAAAATGCTGGCCAAAAGCATCACCGAAAACAAAAGCAACCACGGCGAACACTACATCACCCGCAACCGCAGCGAATATTTCGCCATGCTGCGTTCGGCGGCAGGCGGCGGCGTGCTAATCGCCTTGATGGCACTGAACAAAATCCACATCGGCGGCATGGGCTTCAGCGAATTCACCACATCGCTGCTCAGCGGCCTGAACTACGGCTTAGGGTTCATGATGATCCAACTTCTGGGCTTAACCGTTGCCACCAAACAGCCCGCCATGACCGCCGCCAGCTTTGCCGAACAGGTGGAACACAACGAAAAAGGCCGCGCCGTTGATGTGAAACTCGCTTCGCTACTGATAGACGTGGTGCGCTCGCAAAGCGTGGCCGTGTTCGGCAACGTCAGCGTGGCCGTGCTGCTGGCCGCACTGATTTCGGTGGCGTTCGCCGCCAACACCGGCACGCCGATTTTGAACGCCGACAAGGTTGCCTACCAACTCAAATCGGTGCGCCCGTTCACCGAGCCTACCCTGTGGTATGCCGCCATTGCCGGCGTGTGGCTGTTTTGCTCGGGCATTATCGCGGGCTTTTTCGACAACCGTGCCGACTATCTCGACCTGCGCCGCCGCCTCACCGTCAACCCGCTGCTCAGAAAAACCGTGCCACTGCGCGCGCGCCAGCGTTTCGGCGACTATATCCACCGCAACTACGGCTCGATGATGGGCAACTTCATTTTCGGTATGCTGCTGGGCATGACCGGCTACGTCGGCCACCTGCTCGACCTGCCGCTCGATATCCGTCATGTGGCGTTTTCATCGGCCAACATCGGCTATGCCGCCGTGAGCGGCAATCTCGGCTTTACCGCCTTTATGATTACCCTCGCCGGCGTGCTGCTCATCGGCCTGGTCAACCTGCTGGTGAGCTTCGCCCTCGCCCTCACCGTTGCCCTGCGCGCGCGCGGCACCCACATCGACAGCGTGCCCGCGCTTTTAAAAAGCACTTGGTTGCAGATTAAAGCCAACCCCCTGCACTTGTTTTTTCCCGTGCAAATCGTGGCGGATGCAGCCAAAGGCAGCAAGGCCGAACACAAGCAGCCCTGA
- a CDS encoding protein MIGRI gives MIGRILRIAFLIALVALVVHRLFNRGQKRALHEIVQISAWVFLAAALAVLGWYVLGAW, from the coding sequence ATGATAGGCCGCATTTTACGCATTGCGTTTCTGATTGCGCTGGTTGCTTTGGTGGTGCACCGCCTGTTTAACCGCGGGCAGAAACGCGCCCTGCACGAAATCGTGCAAATCAGCGCGTGGGTGTTTTTGGCGGCGGCGCTGGCGGTGCTGGGATGGTATGTGCTGGGTGCGTGGTGA
- the metX gene encoding homoserine O-succinyltransferase MetX, producing MTDKADVWIVTPQKIAFETPLALQNGQTLPRFDLMVETYGTLNAGKSNAVLVCHALSGNHHVAGHHSPDDKHPGWWDNMVGPGKPIDTDRFFVVGLNNLGGCHGSTGPLSTNPETGEEYGADFPVVTVKDWVQSQALLADRLGIRQWAAVVGGSLGGMQALQWAIDFPDRVRHALVIASATRLSAQNIAFNDVARQAIITDPDFHNGHYRRHQTIPRRGLRIARMMGHITYLAEQGLGRKFGRNMHADGYQYSYDVEFEVESYLRYQGDKFAERFDANTYLRMTKALDYFAPAAEFGNDLVATLKTVQAKFFVASFSTDWRFAPARARALVKHLVKAGKSVQYIEVESHHGHDAFLMTDEPYIRAVRAYMNNVAEECRRD from the coding sequence ATGACCGACAAAGCCGACGTTTGGATTGTAACCCCGCAGAAAATCGCGTTTGAAACGCCGCTTGCCCTGCAAAACGGCCAAACCCTGCCGCGCTTCGATCTGATGGTCGAAACCTACGGCACGCTCAATGCGGGCAAATCCAACGCCGTACTGGTCTGCCACGCCCTTTCGGGCAACCACCACGTTGCCGGCCACCATTCGCCCGACGACAAACACCCCGGCTGGTGGGACAACATGGTCGGCCCCGGCAAACCCATCGACACCGACCGTTTTTTCGTGGTGGGGCTGAACAACCTCGGCGGCTGCCACGGCAGCACCGGCCCCTTGAGCACCAACCCCGAAACCGGTGAAGAATACGGCGCCGATTTTCCCGTGGTAACGGTGAAAGACTGGGTGCAAAGCCAAGCCCTTCTGGCCGACCGGCTCGGCATCAGGCAGTGGGCGGCCGTTGTCGGCGGCAGCTTGGGCGGAATGCAGGCCCTGCAATGGGCGATAGACTTCCCCGACCGCGTGCGCCACGCCCTCGTGATTGCCTCGGCCACCCGCCTTTCCGCGCAAAACATCGCCTTTAACGACGTGGCCCGCCAAGCCATCATCACCGACCCCGATTTCCACAACGGCCACTACCGCCGCCACCAAACCATTCCCCGCCGCGGCCTGCGCATCGCCCGCATGATGGGGCACATCACCTACCTTGCCGAACAGGGCTTGGGCAGAAAATTCGGCCGCAATATGCACGCCGACGGCTATCAATACAGCTACGACGTTGAATTCGAAGTCGAATCCTACCTGCGCTATCAGGGCGACAAATTCGCCGAGCGCTTCGATGCCAACACCTACCTGCGCATGACCAAAGCGTTGGATTATTTCGCCCCTGCCGCCGAGTTCGGCAACGATTTGGTGGCTACCCTCAAAACCGTGCAGGCCAAATTTTTCGTGGCCAGCTTCAGCACTGACTGGCGTTTCGCCCCCGCCCGCGCGCGCGCGCTGGTGAAGCATTTGGTGAAAGCCGGAAAAAGCGTGCAGTATATCGAAGTGGAGTCGCACCACGGCCACGATGCCTTTCTGATGACCGACGAACCCTATATCCGCGCCGTGCGCGCCTATATGAACAACGTAGCCGAGGAGTGCCGCCGTGACTGA
- the metW gene encoding methionine biosynthesis protein MetW — translation MTELRDDLQLIYDWIPAGSRVLDLGCGKGELLSALIREKNCSGYGVEIDTEGVLASMERGISVIQADLEQGLQDFAADSFDIIVLSQTIQAMQNTETILQDLTRVAKQAIVSFPNFGYWKNRLQIGLFGHMPVSERMPYQWYNTPNIHWCTLQDFDRLCAKNHIRVLERTVMTAGRRINILPNLLGSLAFYRVG, via the coding sequence GTGACTGAACTGCGCGACGACTTACAACTGATTTACGATTGGATTCCCGCCGGCAGCCGCGTGCTGGATTTAGGCTGCGGCAAAGGCGAGCTGCTTTCCGCCCTGATTCGGGAAAAAAACTGTAGCGGCTACGGCGTGGAAATCGACACCGAGGGCGTGCTCGCCTCGATGGAGCGCGGCATCAGCGTGATACAGGCCGACTTGGAACAAGGCTTGCAGGATTTTGCCGCCGACAGCTTCGACATCATCGTGTTAAGCCAAACCATACAGGCCATGCAGAACACCGAAACCATCCTGCAAGACCTCACCCGCGTAGCCAAACAGGCCATCGTATCGTTTCCCAATTTCGGCTACTGGAAAAACCGCCTGCAAATCGGCCTTTTCGGCCATATGCCGGTGAGCGAGCGCATGCCCTACCAATGGTATAACACGCCCAATATCCACTGGTGCACCTTGCAGGATTTCGACCGCCTGTGCGCCAAAAACCATATCCGCGTGCTGGAACGCACGGTGATGACCGCGGGCAGGCGCATCAACATCCTGCCCAACCTGCTCGGCAGCCTGGCGTTTTACCGCGTGGGCTAG